The Bernardetia litoralis DSM 6794 genome includes a window with the following:
- a CDS encoding Crp/Fnr family transcriptional regulator, with translation MRKKKVEFPKCETCPKRTASVFCDLSEEEVTNMSANKGCNFYKRGQNLFYEGSRAIGVHCIYEGKVKLTKLGIDGKEQIVKIASDGEVLGYNSLLSQMPYNISAEALDDAVVCFLPTSTFSELIDNNKDFPRKMMQVMAKDTQDMEQRLTNWMQKSVRERLAEVLLLLHNRYQDKEKPQVIDVRLSREEIANLVGTATESAIRYLSELNTDKIIQLKGKEIIILDREKLLKVANIDMV, from the coding sequence ATGAGAAAGAAAAAAGTAGAATTTCCGAAATGTGAAACCTGCCCTAAAAGAACTGCGTCTGTTTTTTGTGATTTATCAGAAGAAGAGGTGACAAATATGTCTGCTAATAAAGGATGTAATTTTTATAAGCGAGGACAAAATTTGTTTTATGAAGGTTCTCGGGCTATTGGTGTGCATTGTATTTATGAAGGAAAAGTAAAACTTACCAAATTAGGAATAGATGGAAAAGAACAAATTGTAAAAATAGCTTCGGATGGAGAAGTTTTGGGATATAATTCTTTACTGAGTCAAATGCCTTATAATATTTCTGCTGAGGCTTTAGATGATGCTGTGGTGTGTTTTTTACCTACTTCAACTTTTTCAGAACTCATTGATAATAACAAAGATTTTCCTCGCAAGATGATGCAGGTAATGGCAAAAGATACACAAGACATGGAACAACGTCTTACTAATTGGATGCAAAAATCAGTCAGAGAACGCCTTGCTGAAGTTCTTTTATTACTTCATAATCGTTATCAAGATAAAGAAAAACCTCAAGTTATTGATGTAAGATTAAGCAGAGAAGAGATAGCAAATCTTGTCGGAACAGCAACAGAAAGCGCAATTCGTTATCTTTCTGAACTCAATACTGACAAAATTATTCAGCTAAAAGGAAAAGAGATTATTATCTTAGATAGAGAAAAATTACTCAAAGTAGCTAATATTGATATGGTTTAG
- a CDS encoding TIGR02757 family protein encodes MIKLKSKNFQKTKDFLDEKYEKYNHIDFIENDPIQIPHRFTKKQDIEISALFAAVLAWGLRKTIINKCNLIMELMDNSPHDFILNHKASDLNNVGFQEFKHRTFNSTDFLYFLDFLQRFYQKNDSLEILFSSKETQKENIAHFHNTFFDIDYAPQRTKKHISTPERKSACKRLNMYLRWLVRKDNKGVDFGIWENISPSILICPLDIHVERESKKLGLLERNISDWKAAEELTQNLRLFDANDPVKYDFALFGLGIENKK; translated from the coding sequence ATGATAAAATTAAAATCCAAAAATTTCCAAAAGACAAAAGATTTTTTAGACGAAAAATATGAGAAATACAATCATATTGATTTTATAGAAAATGACCCAATTCAGATTCCTCACAGATTTACAAAAAAACAAGATATAGAAATTTCGGCTCTTTTTGCTGCTGTTTTGGCTTGGGGATTACGAAAAACAATTATCAATAAATGTAATTTGATAATGGAGTTAATGGACAATTCTCCTCACGATTTTATCCTAAATCATAAAGCATCAGATTTGAATAATGTTGGTTTTCAAGAGTTCAAACATCGGACTTTTAATTCTACTGATTTTCTTTATTTCTTAGATTTTTTACAACGATTTTATCAAAAAAATGACTCTTTAGAAATTCTATTTTCTTCAAAAGAAACACAAAAAGAAAATATTGCACATTTTCACAACACTTTTTTTGATATAGATTATGCGCCACAACGAACAAAAAAGCATATCAGTACGCCAGAAAGAAAATCAGCTTGCAAAAGATTGAATATGTACTTGCGTTGGTTGGTTAGAAAGGATAATAAAGGAGTTGATTTTGGAATTTGGGAGAATATTTCGCCTTCTATTTTAATTTGTCCATTAGATATTCACGTAGAAAGAGAAAGCAAAAAACTGGGTCTTTTGGAGAGAAATATATCAGACTGGAAAGCAGCTGAAGAACTGACACAAAATTTAAGATTATTTGATGCTAATGACCCTGTAAAATATGATTTTGCGCTTTTTGGCTTGGGGATAGAAAATAAGAAATAG
- a CDS encoding cbb3-type cytochrome c oxidase N-terminal domain-containing protein — translation MKQKLYNILNIKHKKKAILSTLLFLLISQNSFALSLADPTQLSTDFTPLELGVVLLLAITFFVVVLVLMASISIYNHSRSVLKQDKIARGEEVEPDTESFSEWFWAKFNAAKPDKVVLMHHNYDGIEELDNDLPPWWKYGFYLCIVAAIIYFVVHIKGIAPNSTEEYEVAMVEGNTLKAQYLAEMASSINEENVELADAAGVTKGQALFAKKCKTCHGANAEGLSGPNLTDEYWLHGGDIKSVFTTVKYGVPAKGMISWKDQLSPQEMQQVASFVLSLQGSNPANGKEPQGEKYEAAKE, via the coding sequence ATGAAACAGAAACTATATAATATTCTCAATATAAAACATAAGAAAAAAGCAATTCTTTCAACATTGCTTTTTTTGCTTATTTCTCAAAATTCGTTTGCATTATCACTTGCAGACCCAACACAATTATCTACTGATTTTACTCCTTTAGAATTAGGTGTTGTGCTATTGCTTGCAATTACTTTTTTTGTAGTAGTATTGGTTTTAATGGCCAGTATTTCTATTTATAATCATAGTCGTTCTGTTTTGAAACAAGACAAAATTGCTAGAGGAGAAGAAGTAGAACCTGATACAGAATCTTTCTCAGAATGGTTTTGGGCAAAATTTAATGCTGCCAAACCTGATAAAGTAGTTTTGATGCACCATAATTATGACGGCATTGAAGAACTAGATAATGACTTGCCACCGTGGTGGAAATATGGTTTTTATCTTTGTATTGTTGCAGCCATTATTTATTTTGTTGTACATATTAAAGGTATTGCACCTAATTCAACAGAAGAATATGAAGTAGCTATGGTAGAAGGAAATACCTTGAAAGCTCAATATTTGGCTGAAATGGCAAGTTCTATCAATGAAGAAAATGTAGAATTAGCTGATGCAGCAGGTGTAACAAAAGGACAAGCTCTTTTTGCTAAAAAATGTAAAACTTGTCATGGTGCAAATGCTGAAGGACTTTCAGGACCTAATCTTACTGATGAATATTGGTTACATGGTGGCGATATAAAATCAGTATTTACGACTGTAAAATATGGTGTTCCTGCAAAAGGTATGATTTCTTGGAAAGACCAATTATCACCTCAAGAAATGCAACAAGTAGCTAGTTTTGTTTTGTCTTTACAAGGTTCTAATCCTGCAAATGGAAAAGAGCCACAAGGAGAGAAATACGAAGCTGCAAAAGAGTAA
- the hemA gene encoding glutamyl-tRNA reductase: MENSFHTFYISHKEADVPTREYFSLSERETETLLLSLQQSECITEVFVISTCNRTEIYWYGNENSFKIVKEKFAQLKAISTKELIETGFKYIDNSEQVIKRFFEISVGVDSQIVGDWQITYQIKQAYQLADELGTIGTYFHKLISYVLQASKKITTQTVFRSGAASVSFATADLVRQLSQQNENKKNEILVVGVGKIGSDTVRNLRKMGIKNVKITNRTIGKSAMLATENAYEIVDFEHVFQEAQKADIIISSISKPNFFNTTNIDVQKICPNQHFIDLSMPRSIESVFSDFVTIYNIDDLKEQTKAVREERIAALPLVHQIIKNGIDDFEKWKDEYQYVILLQPFKKALEDLKSNISNKYSSELNDKNRELMMQMLTDFTQKAMRIPVVNLKNHLNNTSTTDSQKPFLDTIQQLFS, encoded by the coding sequence ATGGAAAACTCATTTCACACTTTTTACATTTCACATAAAGAAGCTGATGTACCAACAAGAGAGTATTTTTCTTTATCTGAAAGAGAAACAGAAACACTTTTGCTTTCCTTACAACAATCTGAATGTATAACTGAAGTTTTTGTTATTTCTACTTGTAATCGTACCGAAATTTATTGGTATGGAAATGAAAATTCATTCAAAATTGTAAAAGAAAAATTTGCCCAACTAAAAGCGATTTCTACTAAAGAATTAATAGAAACAGGCTTCAAATATATTGATAATTCAGAACAGGTAATCAAACGTTTTTTTGAAATTAGTGTGGGAGTAGATTCTCAAATTGTAGGAGATTGGCAAATTACGTATCAAATAAAACAAGCCTATCAATTGGCTGATGAACTAGGAACAATTGGAACATATTTTCACAAATTGATAAGTTATGTATTGCAGGCTAGTAAAAAAATTACTACTCAAACCGTATTCAGAAGTGGTGCTGCTTCGGTTTCTTTTGCTACGGCTGATTTGGTAAGGCAATTATCACAACAAAATGAAAATAAAAAAAATGAAATATTAGTTGTTGGAGTCGGAAAGATTGGCTCTGATACGGTTCGTAATTTGAGAAAAATGGGAATCAAAAATGTCAAAATTACAAATCGCACTATCGGAAAATCAGCAATGTTGGCTACCGAAAATGCTTATGAAATTGTAGATTTTGAACATGTTTTTCAAGAAGCGCAAAAAGCAGATATTATAATTAGTTCTATTTCTAAGCCTAATTTTTTCAATACAACCAACATTGATGTTCAAAAAATATGTCCTAATCAGCATTTTATAGATTTATCAATGCCCCGAAGTATTGAAAGTGTTTTTTCTGATTTTGTCACTATTTATAATATTGATGACCTAAAAGAACAAACAAAAGCTGTTAGAGAAGAACGAATTGCAGCCTTACCTTTGGTGCATCAAATTATAAAAAATGGAATAGATGATTTTGAAAAATGGAAAGATGAATATCAATATGTAATTCTTTTACAACCTTTCAAAAAAGCTTTAGAAGACTTAAAAAGTAATATTTCAAATAAATATAGTTCTGAATTGAATGATAAAAATAGAGAACTGATGATGCAAATGCTAACTGATTTCACTCAAAAAGCAATGCGCATTCCTGTTGTTAATCTAAAAAATCATCTCAATAATACATCAACAACAGATAGTCAAAAACCATTCTTAGATACTATTCAACAATTATTTTCGTAA
- the ccoG gene encoding cytochrome c oxidase accessory protein CcoG, with translation MKSEKSKKHKITDYDKDEFRDSISTIGSSGERVWIYPKKQDGRFHFYRKVVATFLLVFLFGAPFIKINGNPLLLFDVLSRRFIILGQLFTPQDFHLFVLGMLLFVIFIVIFTVVFGRVFCGWVCPQTIFMEMVFRKIEYFIEGDAAAQKRLNKQEWDTEKIGKKSAKHLIFLGISFLISHTFLAYLVGVDRLWVLFEDTPTTHMSLFIALIIFTLLFYGVFAFLREQVCTTICPYGRLQGVLLDNDSIVVAYDDVRGEARGRGKREKDPVKREADPRGDCVDCHLCVDVCPTGIDIRNGTQLECINCTLCVDACDSIMTKFELPTGLIRYASRNEIDKKQKFKFTNRMTAYSAVLVLLMVAMVGLLAIRTQVETIVLRAQGTTYQTTEKGDIRNMFTVLLINKTSDTLNMSVKLEEQNGVLEMIGTDKYVLLPEQTVKEVILIDFPKDDLPPKRSDIHLQIFSNGEQIETVSTKFLSPFVGGGK, from the coding sequence ATGAAATCTGAAAAATCAAAAAAACATAAAATCACCGATTACGATAAAGATGAATTTAGAGATTCTATTTCTACAATTGGTTCATCAGGTGAGCGTGTTTGGATTTATCCAAAAAAACAAGATGGGCGTTTTCATTTTTATAGAAAAGTAGTAGCTACCTTTCTATTAGTATTTCTATTTGGCGCACCTTTTATCAAAATAAATGGAAATCCATTATTACTTTTTGATGTGCTTTCAAGGCGTTTCATAATTTTAGGACAACTTTTTACACCTCAAGATTTTCATTTGTTTGTTTTGGGAATGTTACTTTTTGTCATCTTTATTGTAATTTTTACAGTCGTTTTTGGGCGTGTATTTTGTGGTTGGGTGTGTCCTCAAACTATTTTTATGGAAATGGTTTTTCGTAAAATTGAATATTTTATTGAAGGAGATGCAGCAGCACAAAAAAGACTCAACAAACAAGAATGGGATACCGAAAAAATAGGAAAAAAATCAGCCAAACATTTGATTTTCTTAGGGATTTCATTCTTAATTAGTCATACTTTTTTGGCGTATTTGGTTGGGGTAGATAGGCTTTGGGTATTGTTTGAAGATACACCAACAACGCACATGTCATTATTTATTGCCCTAATTATTTTTACTCTTTTGTTTTATGGTGTTTTTGCTTTTTTGAGAGAGCAAGTTTGTACTACAATCTGTCCTTACGGGCGTTTACAAGGAGTTTTGTTGGATAATGATTCTATTGTTGTGGCTTATGATGATGTTCGTGGTGAAGCTAGAGGAAGAGGAAAAAGAGAAAAAGACCCAGTAAAAAGAGAAGCCGACCCAAGAGGTGATTGTGTAGATTGTCATCTGTGTGTAGATGTTTGTCCAACAGGAATTGACATCAGAAACGGAACTCAACTAGAGTGTATCAACTGTACTTTGTGTGTGGATGCGTGTGATTCAATTATGACTAAATTTGAATTGCCAACAGGGCTTATTCGTTATGCTTCAAGAAATGAAATTGACAAAAAACAAAAGTTCAAATTTACCAATCGTATGACAGCTTATTCGGCTGTTTTGGTATTGCTGATGGTTGCAATGGTAGGACTCTTAGCAATTCGTACACAAGTAGAAACTATTGTTTTGAGAGCGCAAGGAACAACCTATCAAACAACAGAAAAAGGAGATATTCGAAATATGTTTACAGTTCTTTTAATCAATAAAACAAGTGATACACTGAATATGAGTGTAAAATTAGAAGAACAAAACGGAGTTTTAGAAATGATTGGAACAGATAAATATGTTCTTTTGCCTGAGCAAACCGTAAAAGAAGTTATATTGATAGATTTTCCAAAAGATGATTTGCCTCCAAAGCGTTCGGATATTCATTTACAAATATTCTCAAATGGAGAGCAAATAGAAACTGTAAGTACAAAATTTTTATCGCCTTTTGTAGGAGGTGGGAAATAA
- the ccoS gene encoding cbb3-type cytochrome oxidase assembly protein CcoS yields the protein MQVLIVLVICSLVVALGFLAAFFWSVKDNQYEDTYTPSMRILFDDNEITAQNKESKEIKK from the coding sequence ATGCAAGTTTTAATTGTCTTAGTCATTTGTAGTTTGGTTGTCGCTCTTGGTTTTTTGGCTGCTTTTTTTTGGTCAGTAAAAGACAATCAATATGAAGATACTTATACGCCAAGTATGCGAATTTTATTTGATGACAATGAAATAACTGCTCAAAACAAAGAATCAAAAGAGATTAAAAAATAA
- the ccoN gene encoding cytochrome-c oxidase, cbb3-type subunit I yields MENQASNQIKPESPPNKKWDGLQLEHFSYDNTTVRNFAYATIFWGLVGMIVGLLAALQLSHPMFNFTEYFTFGRVRAVHTNAVIFAFVGNGIFTGVYYSLQRLCKARMFSDVLSKVHFWAWQLIIVFAAVTLFMGYTTTKEYAELEWPLDIAIAVVWVIFGVNMMGTIIKRREQHLYVAIWFYIATFVTVAVLHIVNSMALPVSLTKSYSLYAGVQDALVQWWYGHNAVAFFLTTPYLGLMYYFVPKAANRPVYSYRLSIIHYWALIFIYIWAGPHHLLYTALPDWAQWLGTVFSLMLIAPSWGGMLNGLLTLRGAWDKVRENPVLKFMVVALTSYGMATFEGPMLSFKNVNAISHYTDWTIAHVHVGALGWNGFLTFGMLYWLIPRLFGTKLFSTKLANTHFWVGTLGILFYVIPIYWAGWTQSLMWKEFTPAGFLKYEFLETVTQILPMYYMRAFGGTLYIIGTLIMVYNLIKTIKNGVFVPEEKASAPAIKVQEKEKGGHWHSWIEKRPLQMLFWSTIAILIGGVIEFVPTFLIRSNVPTIATVKPYTPLELEGRDLYIRENCTVCHSQMIRPFRDETERYGDYSKAGEFVYDRPFLWGSKRTGPDLQREGGKMPDSWHFNHMYDPQSTSPGSIMPAYYWLIENQLNTSLTERKIEAMQSLGVPYPKGFEKEVHEDMAKQAKGIQENLAKDNIEIKADREIIALIAYLQRLGTDVKKVDPQYLPKK; encoded by the coding sequence ATGGAAAATCAAGCCTCTAATCAAATTAAACCAGAAAGTCCTCCTAATAAAAAATGGGATGGACTACAACTGGAACACTTTTCTTACGACAACACTACTGTAAGAAATTTTGCTTATGCAACTATCTTTTGGGGACTTGTTGGAATGATTGTCGGTTTGCTGGCAGCACTTCAGCTTTCGCACCCAATGTTTAACTTTACAGAATATTTTACCTTTGGGCGTGTTCGTGCTGTTCATACCAACGCTGTTATTTTTGCTTTTGTAGGAAACGGAATTTTTACAGGAGTTTATTATTCACTTCAACGACTCTGTAAGGCTCGTATGTTTAGTGATGTTTTGAGTAAAGTCCATTTTTGGGCGTGGCAACTTATCATTGTTTTTGCTGCCGTTACTTTATTTATGGGTTATACCACAACTAAAGAATATGCAGAATTAGAATGGCCTTTGGATATTGCAATTGCAGTAGTTTGGGTTATTTTTGGTGTTAATATGATGGGAACAATCATCAAACGTAGAGAACAACATTTGTACGTTGCGATTTGGTTCTACATTGCTACTTTTGTTACTGTTGCTGTTTTGCATATCGTAAACTCAATGGCTTTGCCAGTTTCTCTTACCAAAAGTTATTCGCTTTATGCTGGTGTTCAGGATGCACTTGTTCAATGGTGGTATGGTCATAATGCTGTTGCATTTTTCTTGACAACTCCTTATTTGGGTTTGATGTATTATTTTGTTCCAAAGGCTGCTAATCGTCCTGTTTATTCATATCGTCTTTCAATTATTCACTATTGGGCATTAATTTTTATTTATATCTGGGCTGGTCCTCACCATTTGCTTTATACAGCTTTACCAGATTGGGCGCAATGGTTAGGAACTGTTTTTTCATTGATGCTAATTGCTCCATCTTGGGGTGGTATGCTTAATGGTCTGCTTACTTTGCGTGGTGCTTGGGATAAAGTACGTGAAAATCCTGTTTTGAAGTTTATGGTTGTTGCCCTGACTTCTTATGGTATGGCTACTTTTGAAGGCCCTATGCTTTCTTTCAAAAATGTAAATGCAATTAGTCATTATACAGATTGGACAATTGCTCATGTACATGTAGGCGCACTTGGCTGGAATGGATTTTTGACTTTTGGTATGCTTTATTGGCTTATTCCTCGTCTTTTCGGTACAAAATTATTTTCTACAAAATTAGCAAATACTCACTTCTGGGTAGGTACTTTGGGTATTTTATTCTATGTAATTCCAATTTATTGGGCTGGATGGACACAAAGTTTGATGTGGAAAGAATTTACTCCTGCTGGCTTCTTAAAATATGAATTTTTAGAAACAGTAACACAAATTTTACCAATGTATTATATGCGTGCATTTGGTGGTACTTTGTATATCATCGGTACTTTGATTATGGTATATAACCTTATCAAAACTATCAAAAATGGTGTATTTGTTCCTGAAGAAAAAGCATCTGCGCCAGCTATTAAAGTACAGGAAAAAGAAAAAGGTGGACACTGGCACTCTTGGATTGAAAAACGTCCATTACAAATGTTATTTTGGAGTACAATAGCTATTCTTATTGGTGGTGTTATCGAATTTGTTCCTACATTCTTGATTCGTTCAAATGTTCCTACTATTGCAACAGTAAAACCTTATACTCCTTTAGAACTTGAAGGACGTGATTTATATATCCGTGAAAACTGTACTGTTTGTCACTCTCAAATGATACGCCCTTTTAGAGATGAAACAGAGCGTTATGGAGATTATTCTAAAGCTGGTGAGTTTGTTTATGACCGTCCATTCTTGTGGGGTTCAAAAAGAACAGGGCCAGATTTGCAACGTGAAGGTGGAAAAATGCCTGACTCGTGGCATTTCAATCACATGTACGACCCTCAATCTACTTCACCAGGTTCAATTATGCCAGCTTATTATTGGCTTATCGAAAATCAATTAAATACTTCACTCACTGAACGAAAAATTGAAGCTATGCAGAGTTTGGGTGTTCCTTATCCAAAAGGATTTGAGAAGGAAGTACACGAAGATATGGCAAAACAAGCAAAAGGAATTCAAGAAAACTTAGCTAAAGATAATATTGAAATCAAAGCTGACCGAGAAATTATTGCATTGATTGCCTATCTACAACGATTAGGTACAGATGTAAAGAAGGTTGATCCTCAATATTTGCCTAAAAAATAA
- a CDS encoding SpoIIE family protein phosphatase — MNILNTYSQQEVISDSVQNINSVNVYYFDIPGYIHRENNELQGLEYELILNYHKYIEEKLHKKIPLQFIPNDSFSSLYNNSKKGRNTDLFIGGFSITDKRLEEVNFSPSYMADITVLVSSLNLPIVKDTIEFVQKFKDVKGLGIAGTTLEKNILNIKQRYLPMMEIVQVDKAEKLWSRLNSEDNYITFVQLDNYLLRLKQGFHLRRQRILQNTELGRGFIFPKNSLHKELMNNFFAEAATKQLIEKLIIKYFGTGAQELLEKINNKTDTQSHEIDLLTKERNMNQDKVIQTELSLNQRNILVAIATFALLLSIGLLIFVYRRYRSEQATLKLIQEKNSEIAVQNEELQQQQEEIISQRDALTKTNTELNIYRNRIGQSIRAAQSIQNAILPTEKQLNEYFDETFIIYLPKDVVSGDFYWFESIDDKLIFIEADCTGHGVSGAFMTIIGNAILNQVVRENRIFSPVQIMTELHKQIQIILQQEENNNFYGMDISIVVIEKTDETTKVTFGGAGQKLYYITPQNQLHSISGSRKKIGGTTKKTSKKIFEEQTFNCPKGTVLYLGSDGYVDQNNSERKSFGSNKFVDLIQKNQNLSLYEQKEEFISTLQIHQKNSDQRDDITVIALKL, encoded by the coding sequence TTGAATATTCTAAATACTTATTCTCAACAAGAAGTAATATCTGATTCTGTTCAAAATATCAATAGTGTTAATGTATATTATTTTGATATACCAGGTTATATTCATAGAGAAAATAATGAATTACAAGGATTAGAATATGAATTGATACTTAATTATCATAAGTATATTGAAGAAAAACTACATAAAAAAATACCACTTCAGTTTATTCCTAATGATTCTTTCAGCTCTTTATATAATAATTCTAAGAAAGGAAGAAATACAGATTTATTTATAGGAGGTTTTTCAATTACAGATAAAAGATTAGAAGAGGTCAATTTTAGTCCTTCTTATATGGCTGACATTACAGTACTTGTGAGTAGTTTAAATTTACCAATAGTTAAAGATACCATAGAGTTTGTACAAAAATTTAAAGATGTAAAAGGGTTAGGTATTGCCGGTACAACATTAGAAAAAAATATTTTAAATATTAAACAGCGATATTTACCTATGATGGAAATTGTTCAAGTAGATAAAGCTGAAAAACTTTGGAGCCGTCTCAATTCAGAAGATAATTATATTACGTTTGTACAATTAGATAATTATTTACTTCGTTTAAAACAAGGTTTTCATTTAAGAAGACAAAGAATATTACAAAATACAGAACTTGGAAGAGGCTTTATTTTTCCTAAAAATAGTTTGCACAAAGAATTAATGAATAATTTTTTTGCAGAAGCTGCCACCAAACAACTTATAGAAAAATTAATCATCAAATATTTTGGTACAGGAGCTCAAGAGCTATTAGAAAAGATAAATAATAAAACTGATACACAGAGTCATGAAATTGATTTATTGACAAAAGAAAGAAATATGAATCAAGATAAAGTAATTCAAACTGAATTGAGTCTTAATCAAAGAAATATTTTAGTTGCTATTGCTACTTTTGCTCTTTTATTATCTATTGGATTACTTATATTTGTTTATAGACGTTACCGTTCAGAACAAGCAACTTTAAAACTTATACAAGAAAAAAATTCTGAAATAGCTGTTCAAAATGAAGAACTGCAGCAACAACAAGAAGAAATTATATCTCAGCGTGATGCTTTAACAAAAACAAATACAGAATTAAATATTTACAGAAATAGAATTGGGCAAAGTATTCGTGCTGCTCAATCTATTCAAAATGCTATTTTGCCCACTGAGAAGCAATTAAATGAATATTTTGATGAAACATTTATAATCTACCTTCCAAAAGATGTAGTTTCTGGGGATTTTTATTGGTTTGAATCTATTGATGATAAACTAATTTTTATAGAAGCTGATTGTACTGGACATGGAGTTTCGGGAGCTTTCATGACAATTATTGGAAATGCTATTCTAAACCAAGTAGTTCGTGAAAACCGAATTTTTAGTCCTGTTCAGATAATGACAGAGCTTCATAAACAAATTCAAATTATATTACAACAAGAGGAAAATAATAATTTTTATGGAATGGATATATCTATTGTTGTGATAGAAAAAACAGATGAAACTACAAAAGTTACTTTTGGTGGTGCAGGACAAAAATTATATTATATTACGCCACAAAATCAATTACATTCTATTTCAGGTTCTCGTAAAAAAATTGGAGGAACAACTAAAAAAACATCAAAGAAAATATTTGAAGAACAAACCTTTAATTGCCCTAAAGGAACAGTTCTTTATTTGGGGAGTGATGGATATGTAGATCAAAATAATTCTGAACGAAAAAGTTTTGGGTCTAATAAATTTGTTGATTTAATTCAAAAAAATCAGAATCTATCTTTATATGAACAAAAAGAAGAATTTATATCAACTCTACAAATACATCAAAAAAATAGTGATCAAAGAGATGATATTACAGTAATTGCATTAAAATTATAA
- a CDS encoding sulfite exporter TauE/SafE family protein has translation MFFPALLLGLTGSLHCVGMCAPLTFAFMQGEKFAQKLFFYQLGRILTYTLLGVGVGFIGQALFFSNWQSYAAFLLGGTLVLAGLFSFNLDRITNQFSILKWISQKITPLMGKFLFDNKPYKLFFAGLLNGLLPCGLVYFALLGAVATGTSLEGGIFMTGFGLGTLPLLLTSLFVSKNVSKKINTKNIIFQKLKLIYPYAFIIMGIWFFGMGIISWETGAVDCH, from the coding sequence ATGTTCTTTCCAGCTTTACTTCTCGGTCTTACAGGTAGTTTGCATTGTGTCGGAATGTGCGCTCCTCTTACTTTTGCATTTATGCAAGGTGAAAAATTTGCTCAAAAACTTTTTTTCTATCAGCTAGGAAGAATTTTGACATATACACTTTTGGGGGTTGGAGTTGGTTTTATTGGGCAGGCTCTATTTTTCTCAAATTGGCAAAGTTATGCAGCTTTTTTGTTGGGTGGAACGCTGGTTTTGGCAGGACTTTTTAGTTTTAATTTGGACAGAATCACAAATCAATTTTCAATCTTAAAATGGATTTCTCAGAAAATTACGCCATTGATGGGTAAGTTTTTATTTGATAATAAACCCTATAAATTATTTTTTGCAGGACTTTTAAATGGTCTTTTGCCTTGTGGATTGGTATATTTTGCACTTTTGGGAGCTGTTGCAACAGGAACAAGCCTAGAAGGTGGAATTTTTATGACAGGGTTTGGACTTGGAACACTTCCTTTACTTCTTACTTCTTTATTTGTATCCAAAAATGTATCTAAAAAAATAAATACAAAAAATATTATTTTTCAAAAATTAAAACTCATTTATCCTTATGCCTTCATAATTATGGGTATTTGGTTCTTTGGAATGGGAATAATTTCTTGGGAAACTGGCGCAGTTGATTGTCACTAG
- a CDS encoding FixH family protein codes for MNIITLLWAKFNWGTGIFLFYSAFVIFMLSLVFMSMQQDIQLVTENYYAKGVDFQTQINEQSNVAALKEKPTIKQLENGNVEITFPDSDSKIEGEIAFFRPSDKDLDFTIPIQLQENKNQLIKQKIEQGLWKVKLSWTEKDKKFFQETVLVASN; via the coding sequence ATGAATATTATAACATTACTTTGGGCAAAATTTAATTGGGGAACAGGTATTTTTTTATTCTATTCTGCTTTTGTAATATTTATGTTGTCGCTTGTATTTATGTCTATGCAACAAGATATTCAGCTTGTTACAGAGAATTATTATGCAAAAGGAGTAGATTTCCAAACCCAAATAAATGAGCAATCAAATGTAGCTGCTCTAAAAGAAAAACCAACTATCAAGCAATTAGAAAATGGAAATGTAGAAATAACATTTCCTGATTCTGATTCAAAAATAGAAGGAGAAATTGCTTTTTTTCGTCCTTCAGATAAAGATTTAGATTTTACAATTCCGATTCAATTACAAGAAAATAAGAATCAATTAATTAAGCAAAAAATAGAACAAGGACTTTGGAAAGTAAAATTATCATGGACAGAAAAAGATAAAAAATTCTTTCAAGAAACGGTTTTGGTTGCTTCAAACTAA